The DNA window agcTTGTACATGACATCTGTTTTTGGCGCAGACTTGAATGGATACGACAAGCATGATTACGCCAATAGTGAACCCTGAACAAATATAATTACTGtaggaaaatacaaataaattaaatattgaaacatttaaataaagagTGTCTGACAGGCTGCTGAGACAAACGTTTTTGATGGGAAAACTCTCCTACAGATGCTTCTTGTAGTAACGTTCAAAGAGATACAAAACCCAATATCTGGGAATAATGTACAGATTTTACACTACCaagatatttatattgttatctaCTAAATCCGCTTATTATAAAGATATTAGATACACATAGACACTTTATAGGTGACATTGTGAAGGAGCCCATCCTGTACGAATGTGACATTCGAGGTGAAAAGTATGACTGAGTTAAAATTCCCTTTGTTGTGCTGTATTTTTCAACAGTTTCACTGTTAACTAACAGATATTAGTATTGCTACAGTTACATGGCATTATTCAACCAAAGTTAGTTTCTAAGAAGTATATTGTAATATCTTAATGAACCAACGTATTAGTTGAAAATTCAATGTCAGTATTTGCTACTGTCTGAAACAGAATCTATCCAAAACACCTATCCAATAAAATTTAACATGCGCTccttagaaaagacattgaattgttggaaagggttcagagaagggttactaaagTGATACCTGGGATGGAGGGTTTGTCATATGAGTATAATTTAAGATCCTTAAAGttattttgtcttgaaaaaagaaaagttagaagagatcttattgaagtgtttaagattgtaaaaggaagtgataatgctgaagcatcaatatttttcatacttaacagtgagagtTATAGAACTAGAggacacaaatatatacaaataaatatacatttaggcAAAGTAGAAGCTGTCTTCAGATAagacaatgttatttttttcaaatagtgTGGGTGGtctttggaatgagttgccttgTGGTGTTGTGGAGACATTAattttgagtgagtttaaaagatagaaatatgaatgataagggctagctttaatttcttttatttagttgttttaaatGGCTTAGAGGATAGGACAGCAGAAATGGACCAACGGGTcctttgttgtccctaaacattgctttattttataacacacttCCATCGTGCATGTATGCATGGGTCTCAAAAGGTGTTAGACAACATTAATGTATCTTGCGTGCACTACTCTCCAAAGAAAAGCAACTGATGAGAGTTAAATACATAAGTgataaagttttatgtttaatgttaatGCTATTTGACACAACATGAAAATTTTATAACGTCTGAAATACATGTTAGAGCAAAATGTTATATAAGAAACTATCTGTGTTATACTTACCGCGgatatctaaacccggtttctatcgttgtaagtctgcagatataccgctgtgggAGATTCACGAATTTAAAATGAATTGAAATTGTTAATTACATGTTAAATGCGCATGATTATAACATAAGAAATTagactttatataataaaataaatataaaagtacatcTTTGACGCAAACGTTTAATAACGTTGATCAAACCCTTACAATTCTTTCGATATATAATATAGTTGTGGTCGGGTATCGTTATAACGACTTATCTGTTTgccttttgaatttcgtgcaaagctacacgagggctatctgcgttggacgtccataatttagcactgtaagactagaagaaatgcTGCTGGTCAtaaccaccaaccgccaattcatgggctgctcgtttaccaatgaatagtgggattaatcataatattataacgctctcggctgaaagggcgaacatatttggtgtgcaggggattcgaactctcaaccctcagattacgaattaccaacaaattttgttttaatcgtAAATTCAGTGTGGTTATTTCTATTTATGTAAACGGGTCAGTTTTCACTAACGCTGTGAtaggtttgtttgctttgttttttgaatttcgcgcaaagctacttgaaggctatctgcattagccgtccctgatttagcagtgcaaaactagaaggaaggaagatagtcatcaccacccaccgccaattcttaggctacttttttaccagcgaatagtggtaTAGATTATatgcctcacggctgaaagggcgatcatttttggtgtgagggggattcgaactcgcgaccctaagaCTACGAGTTGAGTGCTCTAACTACCAGATCATAACAGAGTCCATTATCTGTATTGTGACATATTGCTTATGCAAGTTAACGTGTTCTTTGTCAATTTTTTAAGTTTCTCTGCATCCAATATGGCGCCACTTTCCTCTAACTGGGGGTTGTGAAGTAACACACATAAGGTCTCTAACACaaatttttattagctatatatttggtgaaaggatgagcatgttcgaTGATGGTAATCGAACCTTCTATCTGCAGATTAAGaatcaagtgtcctaaccaccaggaAATATCAGGCGTGCAACATTTTATGATTATGATTACACACGCGTTTAACACATAATCGGTTAAAGTGAAAACTGAAAACTATTTCAGACCTAATCACTTGCAAGTAGAAAATACAGACATAacgttaaattattatattattttcaagttaaaacaGAAATTTTGATAGACGAAtctaaacagaaatatataaaaatactcttttaataatgacagttaaaaaaCCTGTTATTGTTCAATAAATTCTCTTTGacttaaatacattttgatattaagaacaaagtaattattttacactGGTGTTACTAGAAGAACGTCGGagtacaaataatgtatttttaagaatttaaaaaagaagtaaatttattacacaaatattgaaaatatcaagGCAATGTATTCTAGGGACCAAAGTACATCTCTGAAAGGAATTAAAAAAGTTACTTATACTACCAGAAAAACGAAGCAAGTTctctaaaatataaaaacgaGCAAGAAATGCAAAGATAACAGTAATAACGTTACATAATTTTATTGGGAAACCTTAGGCCTTCTTGTTTAACCATTTACCCTTATACACAATCTTTCTTGTATTATTCAGTTTTTGACAACTTCCAGAACTTTGCCTGGTACCATGTGATGCTAGCTGATATTTATAACACGTATTggtaaatgtatatacaaaatgttcactacattatacaaaaattattttgagaagGCAAGTTAGCAAGTCACATGACAATCACAACTGATATAATATGTAAAGGAATGTACCACAACTACGTTTGGCATCGTTTGGCGTTCATAGACAGTGCAATACCATATAAAGTTAATTGCTTTGGGATAAGGTATGTACCAACCATTtccgacacaaaatattcataaacttagATCATAACTATATGATCAGATTGGAGGTTTAGAATTTCCAAAATGGGTGTTCTTCCTTATACTTAATgatattgaaaaagaaaagaaataccaATCATCTTTTTGGCTCCATAACCATCCAAAAAGATACCCGCAATAAGTTGTACCACAAACGTGGTGAGCAAAATGCTGCGTCTTGTAAcaatacataaacacaaaatcagTGGCAAAATTCGTACATTTTCCACAAACTACAGTACCTGACATAATCAAGGACGATTTCCGTTTGGAAACTAGGCCAACAGGGAATGGATTCACTGAAGTAAGGTTTCAAGTCATACCTCAAGTTCAACTATTTCATATCTCAAGCATTTGGAGGAGGTTGTTCATATTATTCCGCAAGAAGATATATAGATCAGACATACGCGCAGCCCCTATGAGATTCTATGCAATCGGCTGttaaattaaaactagaaaaccGTCATCCTCTTACACTTGGTGGATTATAGAAAGCATGAAGTAAGAAGTGCTGTGATTGTACATAATATTCTTATGAACGATCCTTTAGTAATTGGAACTATAATGCTGgactattttcaaaacaaacgtgAGGATTTGGATTTTAATAACGATGCAAGgctcataataattttaatataacttactcaaCCTCTATACTGTTTGTTTCTTCGAAAATACGTTCCCACAAATCTATGGACATGGTAAGTAACAAAGATTAgatattaacactaactagccTGCAAAGGGAGATTTTGTCACTGTTTTAACTTCTGTGGTTTATGTGTGATTCGACGACTATTCATCCACATCGTAAATTCTGTCTCCCAAGTTgctggtccagcatggccaagcgtgttaaggcatgcgacccgtaatctgagggtcgcgggttcgaatccccgtcgcaccaaacatgctcaccctttcagccatgaaggcgttataatgtgacagttaatcctactatacgttggtaaaagagtagctcaagagtgggcggtaggtggtgatgactagctgccttctctctagtcttacactgcaaaattaggtacagctagcgcagatagctctcgtgtaattttgcgcgaaatttaaaagaaacccaAGTTGCTAGGACATGAATAGCAATGAAAACAAATACTGATTTCGTTTTACAAGTATGTTGGTATCAAACTGGGAATTGAGGaaagaaattcaagaaacaacaaagagattcggaagtaattttcaattaatatttaaattaatttttttgactGATGCAAAGTATTATATATCGAAAATAAAACTACCAACTCATATGTTTGTCACACATTCGGAATTAGTTTTTCAGTAAACAATTAATAAcgtcaaaagtttatttttctaatcttGCATAGAATATAAGAAACAAGGCATAACTAATCATCATCATTTGTTCTCGAGTTTGATATGTTAAAgcctatatataatatttaactagCAGCACAAGGGTAACATGGTTGACTCGTGTCAGATAAAGCCTTTCTCTATAGGTAATGTAAAATTGTTTCTGTCTCATTGAGGTGAGATGCAATTCGACCGCTAGAGGTATATggtcagtaaatatatattactaagcTCCGTATCACCCTTCCGCCTAACAAGGAATGTAATCTCGGATGTTTGCTCAAGCACAAGACTATGGTGTCACTTGGCGAGTCAGTACTTTAACTGAAAGTAAGTCTCTACTTCATGATGTTTTCCCCCTCCAAAATCTTTTTAACTCGATTTAAAGAAAGTAATATgacaatttaatgtatttttattgagAGTTTTAGGGGCGTAACAGCTCAGAGCAAATCTGTGCCATTCAGTTCCTTTATATAGAaagataatttacatatatatctttgttttatacaattaactgaaaacaaacaaacaccaaacaATAACCGTTCTACTTCTGCTGGACGGACGTGGTATATTTCGTTGTATAAATTATTATCAcgtttatgttatgtttatatatgtaattatatcaATAGTTTGTCTAAACGTCAGATACACAATAGTTTCTAGTAATTAACTTATTTATACGTTGACACGAAAAGCTTGAGTTTGAACGACAAATCTTTGTCAAATGTGGTTGTTTTTTGAGAAAACTTTTGGCTCCTGTTCTCTTCCACTGAGGTGAAAGATGcaattttatctatataaatccATACATATAAACACTAACTTAGATAATAATCTCACAACAAGAAGAAAGGAATTATGTTAAGTTTATTATTTCtgtatgtttgatttattttataattgtataaGAACAATTTATCAACAAAGAGATCGAACTTTGAATCATGAGTTTATAAACCTTAAACTAATCGCTGGATCACTGGATGgcaatttttataacttttttattatggatgTAAGATATTGGTTGTTAATATATCTTAACGGTTAAATATTCCATTTCTTagggttatattttatttaactgctCAATTTTTAACGTGTTATTCCTTTAATGAGGAAATAATGATTAACGGGTTTTGCTTATCTTTACACAGTAGGGCGCTACACATGGTCTAAAAATCAACTGATTAATTCCCGCATGATCAGCTAAGTTGCGTTAGGTCAATAACAATTAACCGTTCCTGGGGCAAATTAAAATTTCGTATACGTAGCCTTGACACAGGCTAATACtaacaaacatacatttaataatacatcaaAAGCAAATGAAGTGTCACCCTATCCCATAGTTTATAGACAATAAAACCACGATTAATTTCCACTCACTCTACCACATAAGTATGccaattattaaataacaaaacaaaaacccttCTACCTATGTTTACAGATATGTAAAACTACCTGTCGTGTTAATTAGGTCAAAAGTTCTATATTCAATTCGTGTGCAAGCAACAGTCGGAGAACATAGTTTTTAATAGATAATGATGATGAAGATATTGTTTCTGGATATGTCAAGAGagaacattgttttctttttcttttttttaacacgtTATGTTGATGAAGATCCTGTGCCTGGGTTTCCTAGCGGCAGTCGAAgatctttgttttttaacatataatGTTGATAACGATTTTGCGTCTGGTTGTATCAAGCGACGAACAGTTGTCaaactttttgtgtgtgtatgggTTGGATTTCTTAGAGtaggtgtttgtgacttgttCATGATAACTTTCAACAACAAACGAACCGAACGCAGTCCACTtgttttacaatgatatattaaaacaagataaaCGTATATAGAAGTGTTTGTGACGTTGTTGGTTAGTACAGTgttcaaagttttaaataattgtctcttttgtATGTATGAGCTGGActctttacagtaggtgtttcTGACTTGTTGGAGACACATTTCAGCAATTGAAAATAACACACATTCCaatgattataaaataatatataaaaacaagtcaaacgtatataAAAATGATCTTTACACTGTTGGTTAACACACttgtattcagagctttaaataattatatctttgtCTAAGTCCACACAGactagttcaattactttagaacactactGAAAAGACAAATAGTTTTctttactctgttattacaatacaatctgtgataatttcattttttaaaactgacACTATCCGCTCTTTATGGCTGAACTAACAATCACGTAGTCTAGATATATCTATTGAACTAAATTATTGACGCATATTTTTAACCAGATAGCGAACGAGAACGTTCCACACACTAATATGTATTATAATGCAATAATACTCAagtaaaacaagaagaaaaacttaGAAGGTTCTAGTGACGTGACGTAGTGATAAAACATTGATCAATTCACAACTAATGAGCTAAACAAAGCCAAGATTCGTTAAGAGTTACTTAAACGGACTTGCGATGAACTATCGCTTCTAAAATTATCTAAATTTGACACTTGTGCTACATATACTATCTAAGTCATAACATTCGAATTAAACTTAAATTGAGACAGTCATCTATACATAACGACATTGTTTTCTAACACGTAAAGTTGATGAAGATATTGCATCTGTGTGTGTAATGCGTAGAATAGCGTTTCTAGCCGCGGCATAGCACCTCATAGAATGGCtctaagtgtgtttgtttttctagtacagtaaaacctgtctaaggcaaAACTGCATAGGGAGGAAACCTGTACaattcaaaaaatgaaaactttgcaGCATTTTCTTAAGATTTTTcctataaaaggccctctataagTAAcacggacggaaaactatctttcacctacctcatctatcaacaagtaggattagaacctgataaggcggaaaaatgtttttgattaaatattaatatcttatttaattaataatttctttaaatatcaatacattttcatacatttgtttacagtaagtattggttaaatatattctgttctctTCCCtaccgtcattatttttgcagttaaattagattcgtgacttgtagaaatatatttgtcttttaagtgcaaaattctactctttaaataattctcacgaaaaaataaattcctatcttccctaattttaaaatttagggtaAATTTATCGTGAGTAataagtaaaagtgaaaatccgcgttgtttcaaaaatttaaggaagaatcaactttttgtggaatggaaagcaaataataaagtgtggatgaaaagtattatattccaggaatttttttaacaaattaaacaaaagaatggaacaagaaaataggaatattctacttttcatagataatgcaacttgtcacccaaaagttcaaatttcaaatgttcgtttagtttttctacctccatgtacaacattagttctacagccattagataatggaattatacagtgtataaaattgaaatacagaaaattgctAATTTAGCATATTGTTGCAATCATGGACATTGTAATAAAGAATCTGAAATGACGTTTCAGATAcaattgcattttaaaataattcaatcaaATATGTAAAAGATGAAtacgtaataaagtgctttcgaaactgtggatttattatttctaatggtataaattgtggagaagttgtttgttgtgacgattctagtgaaatccaaactctgattgagaagattgatgcagatgattctgtgaacgtggaaagttttgtgaacgttaacaagaatgttttaacagaaactgatgaaattgatttaaaatttataatagaatcgcaagatggtaacagtgtgagagattcagaagatgaacaaaatggaaaagatagtgagaaaatagaaattcctacttcatcgcaagtgttaagttatattaacactatcaaattgtatgcaaaaatgaagggggaaaatgaacttcatgaaaaggccatagaattggcattctcttttaaccgcatgtgaaggcctattaaaaaaaaacaaaacaattgaaactggacactttcttcaaataaatatgattaagattttctgtacttgtgtatattttgaatgtctatttttcttcttattctaataaatataacataaacagtataataactttattcacaaacgtcttacttcccttgagtcaagcaagtataatgttctgCTTAATAATTAAGTATAATTAAGAAAATTTATGTTCACTGTCTGAAccggaaaacctgcttaagccagaaattttactcgGACCCATGCGATTCCGCCTAAGACAGTTTGCTTTGTataaacttttagtttgttgCCCCATCTATCGACCGATTTGGGATCTAATTACAGCCCGCTACTATTAGGAAACTCCTCTTGtttaacaagtattattattaaagaagaTACTGTATCTAGATGTGTTATGCATGTAACAGTTTTTTAACATGTTGATAAAGATTCTGTGTCTGACTCTAAATATCTGAGTTTGTAAcacgaaaacaaataaattgacGAATACAGATATATGTTCAAACTCCCTACACTTTATTGAATCTAactagaaatgtttaaaaggcGAAAGCACCAATCGCACACCGATTTTTATCATCGACAATGTGCAATTAGTTTACatttttctatatatctatattctTTGTCTAAGATTTTAGTATGTAAATACAACTGTTCTATTACAAAGACTAGTAAGATGTAGTAACGTTGCAGTaacgtaagaaaaacaaacaaacaaaaaagactaACAGGAAGATTTTCTTCTTTCAAAAGCAACCCATCAATTAGAAACACCGAGCGAGAATCAGGCCAAGTCAGACGTCACCATGTGACGTCACTTACGTTTGCCGTAAACAGCATTTGCCATTTGCAAAAGATCGTCTTCTTCGTTATTCATGAGGAGGACTTTGAGGCAGTCGTTGAACATGTCATTCTTGAAACAGTTGGATCTAATAATAAAATGTGACAAGAATAATAATTTACAGGAAATTCTGATCTGAACAATTAGTACTTAGTAGTTAGTACTTTTggagttaaatattataaaaagaagaaagaaatgcTAAAAACAGAGAAAAGTAAACGATTAATCCtagaaaattaagttaaaacaaacacaaatacttTGAATTATTTAGAACAAAGAAAAGGGGTCAATTGATCGAGTATAGTTTTCTAATCGAAttaacattttgatatatttataatcgcttaaaaatatcaaataatcaataattttctttataattttgattCTGAGTCTATTTGTATCCtaaacatttcaagtaaaatTATAATCAATGTGTCTGTTGGAATGTTAACAGAACTAAGCTCATACTAAATACCAAAATTtcttcgggttcgaatccctatcacaccaaacgtgctcgccctttcagccgtgggggtgttatgatgtgacagtagttggcgataggtggtgatgactagcttcctcccctctagtcttacactgtctagcgcatataaccctcgtgtggctatgcgcgaaatttagaaagaATTTAGCAATgcgagactagaaggaaggcagttagtcatcaccactcatcaccacctagtgggctactcttttacaaatgaatagtgggattgaccgtaacattataatgcccctatggctaaaggggcgagcctgtttggtgtgacgggtattcgaacccgcgattctcagattgcaagtcgagtgccttaaccacctggccattccaggcgAATACtgaacaaacaataatgatttcAAACGTTCAATCAGAGCAcagttaaaactgaaaaaaaatacaagtacaaacGTAACTGTTGAAGCTTCACCTTTATTAACCTATCTCTCAAGTGTTGAAGCTTAACATATTTTAAGTTAAGACGTAAGTATTGTAGTTTAACTTCTGTTAAGTTAAAACGTAATTGTTGAagcttaatttttgtttgtttttcaaactacTTTCTTCTTACTGAAACAAATTCGTTTCAGTAGTAAGTTCAGTcatgttatttctattttttctcttttagttAAAGTTTCACTGGTATATAATCAGTAGAAACAATGTTTCATATAAGTTACTTCTTGAAATCAAACCGAAGCACATTTTTAAATCAGATGCACAGATTCAATGTTTTAGTAAGTTTGAGACGGACAGTGTTAAGTTACCTGCATTCTTTTGCAATGAAAGGTTCTCTGTATACATTATAGCATTCTTCACAGACTCGACTCAAACGTGCAAATTTAGCCTTATCGTAAATTCCCATACAACCTAGAGCAGCGAAACTTCGTTTTTCAGGCAGTGTTGATAGGACAGAGACAGCATGAATCAACACTAGCGCCGCCACGAACAAAACGACAAGATTCTGTGAGGAAGTCATTACCATCTATAAAATAATAGAGACATACTACTTTTTATAAGATACTGAAGAAAATATTGAACTtttagttaaaaaagaaaagaaaaagcatTCTACAGTAAGGAAAACAAATTCATACTACTACACGTACTTAAAAGCTAACATAAACATTGCTGGAGTCAATCAAGGGTAGaaacatataattttcaaaacgaattaaaataatttgatctaTAAGAACAACATTAAATCTTAAGTTGTCTTTGCTGTCGACgtcaatgtttcatattttaaatctagAATGAGTAAACAATTTCATTCTGCATGTGGACTGTCAGCAGATACATAGAGGCAAAATACTTTCTGCGAACTTGTAAAGCCTTCGAGAGATTATTTTGTGTTACACATTTTcgtatattttctttacaacaataacaat is part of the Tachypleus tridentatus isolate NWPU-2018 chromosome 4, ASM421037v1, whole genome shotgun sequence genome and encodes:
- the LOC143248369 gene encoding crustacean hyperglycemic hormone-like is translated as MVMTSSQNLVVLFVAALVLIHAVSVLSTLPEKRSFAALGCMGIYDKAKFARLSRVCEECYNVYREPFIAKECRSNCFKNDMFNDCLKVLLMNNEEDDLLQMANAVYGKRK